One window of Triticum dicoccoides isolate Atlit2015 ecotype Zavitan chromosome 5A, WEW_v2.0, whole genome shotgun sequence genomic DNA carries:
- the LOC119301688 gene encoding uncharacterized protein LOC119301688: MEFAARGRETAAADGVGVGDGRRLPDPPPPHGNDADSPQADMVALVLRREQLLHELHKERIRHDMILCELAQTERAMTACLAGLGALRGLSLMTPREEVMYRTPRSSEEASWWYRSPSGQVIPPVYPHVERSPSPVPQRRPVDDAEQQERGSSSRPAVATPSAFPEVELFRSLSKDPAVEALVPAVTNVVAKPAEPALLRKEVAIESRAAVDHEHEAGLKHRHAVQLMENGIQISEQLKRAAIGQESKAGSKDSHAVQLMESGIQISQQLNHVAVGQGSKAEAKDSHPVQLMESGIRITEQLKRASIGQGSKAEAKDNHAMQLMESGTERSKQLKRAAVGREIKAEVKDNHALQLMESELQRTEQPNLAAVGKEQEAGLKDGHAVQLLASGIQINEELKRAAVGQERKAEAKDSHVAQLMENKIQRSEKPKRENFGQEREAVVKDGNAVKLTVNRIQRSEQPKRDVSGQQHEAEEKDRHAVKLMEESGIQGSEQPKPAKPTMKDCIDERRQSPHQHALAGKKSPFNEQKRPAFNEPNTQTTPSGVKRRPVSGPVVTTPSPKRQKPLEEWNCTLCQVNLTCEEDLMQHKAGDLHRLNLAALRSRQKAFGFDLRNHLKGSSQQESTQALHTEAGSHHPKGRSHQESAQTRQAGGGNEEGKRFADRRATEGPRKEFVSKFPFCKLCKVQYSSEKVKESHLAGKKHRENLQARH, from the exons ATGGAGTTCGCCGCGCGAGGCCGAGAAACCGCCGCGGCCGACGGCGTTGGcgtcggcgatggccgccgcctcCCCGATCCTCCGCCGCCGCACG GCAATGATGCTGACTCACCACAGGCAGACATGGTGGCGCTGGTGTTGAGGAGGGAGCAGCTGCTGCACGAGCTCCACAAGGAGCGCATCCGCCACGATATGATCTTGTGCGAGCTTGCCCAAACAGAGCGCGCCATGACCGCGTGCTTAGCAGGGCTTGGCGCTTTACGTGGGTTGTCGTTGATGACTCCACGGGAAGAGGTGATGTACCGCACGCCGCGGTCCAGTGAGGAAGCTTCTTGGTGGTACAGGAGTCCCTCGGGGCAAGTGATACCTCCTGTTTACCCACACGTTGAACGGTCGCCGTCACCAGTGCCGCAGCGAAGGCCAGTCGATGATGCTGAGCAGCAAGAACGCGGCAGCTCATCTAGGCCAGCTGTAGCAACTCCTTCAGCGTTTCCTGAAGTGGAACTATTCCGGTCACTGAGCAAGGACCCTGCAGTGGAAGCTTTGGTACCTGCTGTGACCAATGTCGTTGCCAAACCAGCAGAGCCAGCATTGCTGCGCAAGGAGGTGGCAATAGAGAGCCGTGCCGCTGTTGATCATGAACACGAAGCAGGATTGAAGCACAGACATGCCGTGCAGCTGATGGAGAATGGAATTCAGATAAGTGAACAGTTAAAGCGTGCAGCCATTGGTCAGGAAAGCAAAGCAGGATCGAAGGACAGCCATGCCGTGCAGCTGATGGAGAGTGGAATTCAGATAAGTCAACAGCTAAATCATGTAGCCGTTGGTCAAGGAAGCAAAGCAGAAGCGAAGGACAGCCATCCTGTGCAGCTGATGGAGAGCGGAATTCGGATAACTGAACAGCTGAAGCGTGCATCCATTGGTCAAGGAAGCAAAGCAGAAGCGAAGGACAACCATGCAATGCAGCTGATGGAGAGTGGAACTGAGAGAAGCAAACAGCTAAAGCGTGCAGCCGTTGGCCGAGAAATCAAAGCAGAAGTGAAGGACAACCATGCCTTGCAGCTGATGGAGAGTGAACTTCAGAGAACTGAACAGCCAAATCTTGCAGCTGTTGGCAAGGAACAGGAAGCAGGATTGAAGGATGGCCATGCCGTCCAGCTGCTGGCTAGTGGAATTCAGATAAACGAAGAGCTAAAACGTGCAGCCGTCGGCCAGGAACGCAAAGCAGAAGCGAAGGACAGCCATGTCGCGCAGCTGATGGAGAATAAAATACAGAGAAGTGAAAAGCCGAAGCGTGAAAATTTTGGTCAGGAACGTGAAGCAGTAGTGAAGGATGGCAATGCCGTGAAGCTGACGGTGAATAGAATCCAGAGAAGTGAACAGCCAAAGCGTGATGTCTCTGGTCAGCAGCACGAAGCAGAAGAAAAGGATAGACATGCTGTAAAGTTGATGGAGGAGAGTGGAATCCAGGGAAGTGAACAGCCAAAGCCTGCTAAGCCTACCATGAAAGATTGCATCGATGAGCGGAGGCAATCGCCTCACCAACATGCGCTGGCTGGCAAGAAGTCCCCATTTAATGAGCAGAAGAGACCAGCGTTCAACGAG CCTAATACCCAAACCACGCCTAGTGGGGTGAAAAGGAGACCGGTATCTGGACCGGTTGTGACAACTCCATCACCAAAGAGGCAGAAGCCACTTGAAGAATGGAATTGCACCCTCTGTCAAGTGAATCTGACCTGTGAAGAAGACTTGATGCAACACAAAGCAGGCGATCTACACCGGTTGAACCTTGCGGCGTTGCGGTCCAGGCAGAAAGCCTTTGGATTTGACTTGCGCAACCATCTGAAGGGCAGCAGCCAGCAGGAGAGCACGCAGGCCCTGCACACGGAAGCCGGGAGCCACCATCCCAAAGGGAGGAGTCATCAGGAGAGCGCACAGACCCGGCAGGCAGGAGGAGGCAACGAGGAGGGCAAGCGTTTCGCTGACCGCAGGGCTACTGAAGGTCCGAGGAAGGAGTTTGTAAGCAAATTTCCCTTCTGCAAGCTCTGCAAAGTGCAGTACTCCAGCGAGAAGGTGAAGGAGTCGCATCTCGCCGGGAAGAAACACAGGGAGAACCTTCAGGCACGCCATTGA
- the LOC119301689 gene encoding UBP1-associated proteins 1C-like, with protein sequence MEFSRRGRATDDGQRPPPHGDPMLVMRDALLSQLQKDRLRQEIIVAELAKIERAMALRAATGGQQATPTPAGECLTTCEGKAARQNAASDEQRLPDSSGAVPETKTSVAEKWELTGITIPVKKPKTPMRWNCTVCEVQATSEQNLQQHYAGQKHLLNVATLDQRATASGQKATTAAEPSLGTEHKKTSSIKWSCNTCQATGSGQSGLEAHLKGKRHQQNISATSTPKNVAAGEAKSHAINVPKRSEKPPSPWSCSICQAICTSESDLNSHLRGIRHHAKVQSLLEGKNMARKEKLNPDSRWACRICQAHCTCESDLENHLAGKRHQLNIQVLSAKTKQEKNNAPRVAMSQEPPSEWHCTMCEAECNSKSQFEDHCRSSRHQQNIEEVLGKGKTVKASSRKAANELLSDCSNRKNANSEKLEKRQIVYFCEQCNLQCNSGKMLAHHHAGKKHREKLDEKKKKCRSGHLWQL encoded by the exons ATGGAGTTCTCCCGCCGCGGCCGAGCCACCGACGACGGCCAACGCCCTCCGCCGCACG GAGACCCGATGCTGGTGATGAGGGACGCGCTGCTGTCGCAGCTCCAGAAGGACCGCCTTCGCCAGGAGATCATCGTGGCCGAGCTGGCCAAGATAGAGCGTGCCATGGCCCTGCGCGCCGCCACTGGCGGCCAGCAGGCCACGCCGACACCAGCCGGCGAATGCTTGACGACATGTGAGGGTAAGGCGGCTCGACAAAATGCAGCGTCCGATGAGCAGAGGCTGCCGGACTCCAGTGGG GCTGTTCCAGAGACTAAGACGTCGGTCGCGGAGAAGTGGGAACTAACAGGAATAACCATACCAGTTAAGAAGCCCAAAACACCCATGAGATGGAATTGCACCGTCTGTGAGGTGCAAGCAACCAGTGAGCAGAACTTGCAGCAGCATTATGCTGGGCAGAAGCACTTGTTAAATGTAGCAACACTGGACCAAAGAGCTACGGCAAGTGGTCAGAAGGCGACAACGGCAGCAGAACCTTCCCTTGGTACAGAGCACAAGAAAACCTCCTCAATAAAATGGAGTTGCAATACCTGCCAGGCAACTGGCTCGGGCCAATCGGGGTTGGAAGCGCACCTCAAAGGCAAAAGACACCAGCAGAACATCTCAGCCACATCCACGCCGAAGAACGTCGCGGCGGGGGAAGCAAAATCGCATGCCATCAATGTGccaaagcgttcagagaagccaccaTCACCCTGGAGTTGTAGCATTTGCCAAGCTATATGTACCAGCGAATCGGACTTGAACAGCCACCTGAGGGGCATAAGACACCACGCAAAGGTTCAGTCCTTGCTTGAAGGCAAGAACATGGCAAGGAAAGAAAAACTGAATCCAGATTCAAGATGGGCCtgcagaatttgccaagctcactgTACTTGTGAATCAGACTTGGAAAACCATCTTGCAGGCAAGAGACACCAACTAAACATTCAGGTTTTAAGCGCGAAAACCAAGCAAGAGAAAAACAATGCACCACGAGTGGCCATGAGCCAAGAACCACCCTCGGAATGGCATTGCACAATGTGCGAGGCCGAATGTAACTCTAAATCTCAATTTGAGGATCATTGCAGAAGCAGCAGGCACCAACAGAATATAGAGGAGGTACTCGGAAAAGGCAAGACCGTGAAAGCGAGCAGTCGTAAGGCTGCAAATGAACTACTTTCAGATTGCTCTAACAGGAAGAATGCGAACTCAGAAAAGTTGGAGAAACGGCAGATAGTATATTTCTGTGAGCAGTGCAATTTGCAGTGTAATAGTGGTAAAATGCTGGCACATCATCATGCTGGGAAGAAGCACCGGGAAAAGCTcgacgaaaagaaaaaaaaatgtcgATCTGGGCATCTATGGCAGTTGTAG